In Mercurialis annua linkage group LG6, ddMerAnnu1.2, whole genome shotgun sequence, the following are encoded in one genomic region:
- the LOC130014535 gene encoding triose phosphate/phosphate translocator, chloroplastic-like, with amino-acid sequence MTSSITPSIHSSRLSSRYLPSPTTTTKFSPSQFSLRTRSSQQFAVNSTKLFSFSPLPEIPRSSGSALPFSAKPSVIAGWTQPFRRRRWLVKAAAADAEGHVEPSAAAAKSLGERFPALVTGFFFFTWYFLNVIFNILNKKVYNYFPYPYFVSVIHLLVGVVYCLISWGVGLPKRAPIDKDLLVLLTPVAFCHALGHVMSNVSFAAVAVSFTHTIKALEPFFSAAASQFVLGHQIPLSLWLSLAPVVIGVSMASLTELSFNWTGFNSAMISNIAFTYRSIYSKKAMTDMDSTNVYAYISIIALLFCIPPAVLIEGPKLMQYGFRDAIAKVGLLKFVSDLFWIGMFYHLYNQVATNTLERVAPLTHAVGNVLKRVFVIGFSIVMFGNRISTQTGIGTAIAIAGVAIYSLVKANMEEQKKKASVAPAS; translated from the exons ATGACGTCTTCTATCACTCCGTCAATTCACTCTTCTCGTTTATCTTCACGTTACTTACCATCGCCCACTACTACTACTAAATTCTCACCTTCACAGTTTTCACTCAGAACTCGATCGTCGCAACAATTCGCCGTCAATTCCACCAAATTATTCTCGTTTTCTCCGTTACCGGAGATTCCGAGAAGCTCTGGTTCAGCGCTTCCATTCTCTGCCAAACCATCAGTAATCGCCGGTTGGACTCAACCTTTCAGACGACGTCGTTGGTTAGTTAAAGCTGCTGCTGCAGATGCCGAGGG ACACGTGGAGCCTTCTGCTGCTGCTGCCAAAAGCCTCGGTGAGAGATTTCCTGCTCTGGTTACAGGTTTTTTCTTCTTTACGTG GTATTTCTTAAATGTCATTTTCAACATTCTCAACAAGAAGGTCTATAATTATTTCCCATATCCATA TTTTGTTTCGGTTATACATCTCCTAGTTGGAGTAGTATACTGTCTTATTTCTTGGGGTGTTGGCCTACCAAAACGAGCA CCAATTGATAAGGACCTCCTGGTGCTATTGACTCCAGTTGCATTCTGTCATGCACTCGGACATGTTATGTCTAATGTGTCATTTGCAGCTGTTGCTGTTTCTTTCACACACACCATCAAAG CTCTGGAGCCATTCTTCAGTGCTGCTGCTTCTCAGTTTGTGCTAGGCCACCAGATTCCCTTGTCCTTATGGCTGTCATTGGCCCCAGTTGTAATTG GTGTATCAATGGCATCATTGACTGAACTGTCATTCAACTGGACTGGGTTCAATAGTGCAATGATTTCAAACATTGCATTTACCTACAGAAGCATATATTCAAAAAAAGCAATG ACCGACATGGACAGCACAAATGTGTATGCTTACATTTCAATAATAGCCCTCTTGTTTTGCATACCACCAGCAGTATTG ATTGAGGGTCCAAAACTGATGCAATATGGTTTCAGAGATGCAATCGCCAAAGTGGGATTATTAAAATTCGTGTCTGATTTGTTTTGGATTGGAATGTTTTACCATCTGTATAATCAG GTTGCCACCAACACTTTGGAACGAGTTGCACCACTTACTCATGCAGTTGGAAATGTGTTGAAAAGAGTTTTTGTCATTGGATTCTCCATAGTGATGTTTG GCAATAGAATCTCCACTCAAACTGGGATCGGAACTGCAATAGCCATAGCAGGTGTAGCCATTTACTCCCTCGTAAAGGCAAACATGGAAGAGCAAAAAAAG AAGGCTTCTGTAGCACCTGCATCGTAA
- the LOC126686920 gene encoding pentatricopeptide repeat-containing protein At1g26460, mitochondrial, producing MASQLSILTRTKSLFKALNHNRHAIKSISTFTFLSQEPQLAADPTTVTPLPPNPASGSPLYNENWRNPNPTLNTDSLIPFGFQQTPMGRFQTMAETLDLNSLLNTFADWMTSQKWSDMKQLFELWIRSLDRNGKPNKPDVNLFNHYLRAYLMTGATAADLLDLVAQMEEFNVSPNTASFNLVLKAMYQAKETEAAQKLLERMEMIGNEARPDDDSYDLVTGMLFSTDQFEAALKCIDKTLKNGNELSMKVFAECVRTCVNKGRLDTLVSIIEKCKTMDQNKALCPTWNMCYFIADVAVQEDNSKLAFYALEFMAKWITRGENARPAVLLSVDEGLVVSALGTAGRTYSSMLLDASWSILRHSLRDKKVPNPESFIAKIYAFASLGNLQRAFSTLREFESAYENSNKETQEELFSPFTSLKPLVAACSKKGFETLDSVYFQLENLSQAEKPYKSVAALNCIILGCANIWDIDRAYQTFESISSSFELTPNIHSYNALTYAFGRLRKTFEAARVFEHLVSMGIEPNATSYSLLVDAHLINRDVKAALSVIDEMVSEGFVPSKETLKKVRRRCVREMDYDSNDRVESLAKKFEIRMGAETRRDMLFNLQYNTDYA from the exons ATGGCGTCCCAATTATCAATCCTCACACGAACCAAATCTCTATTCAAAGCCCTAAATCACAACCGCCACGCAATCAAATCAATCTCCACCTTCACTTTCCTCTCTCAAGAACCACAACTCGCCGCCGATCCAACCACCGTCACTCCTCTCCCGCCCAACCCAGCCTCCGGCAGTCCACTCTACAATGAAAACTGGCGTAACCCTAACCCGACCCTCAACACAGATTCATTAATCCCATTCGGGTTCCAGCAAACCCCAATGGGTCGGTTCCAGACAATGGCAGAGACGCTGGACTTAAATTCCTTATTAAATACTTTTGCTGATTGGATGACGTCGCAGAAATGGTCAGATATGAAGCAATTGTTTGAGCTTTGGATAAGATCGCTTGATAGAAATGGGAAACCTAATAAACCAGATGTTAATCTGTTTAATCATTATTTAAGAGCTTATTTAATGACTGGTGCTACTGCTGCTGATTTGCTTGATTTGGTTGCGCAAATGGAAGAGTTTAATGTTTCGCCTAATACTGCTTCCTTTAATCTTGTTCTTAAAGCTATGTATCAAGCTAAAGAGACTGAAGCTGCTCAGAAGCTGCTTGAaag GATGGAGATGATTGGAAATGAAGCTCGGCCGGATGATGATTCTTATGATTTGGTTACGGGTATGTTGTTTTCGACGGATCAATTTGAGGCAGCTTTGAAATGTATTGATAAGACTTTAAAGAATGGGAATGAGTTGTCGATGAAAGTGTTTGCCGAGTGTGTGAGGACTTGTGTTAATAAGGGAAGATTAGACACACTGGTATCTATTATtgaaaagtgcaag ACAATGGATCAGAACAAAGCACTATGTCCAACTTGGAACATGTGCTACTTTATTGCAGATGTTGCTGTGCAAGAGGATAACAGCAAGTTAGCTTTTTATGCTTTAGAATTTATGGCAAAATGGATTACACGGGGTGAGAATGCAAGGCCTGCTGTTCTGCTTTCTGTTGATGAAGGACTGGTTGTTTCAGCACTAGGAACTGCCGGCCGGACTTACAGCTCTATGCTTTTGGATGCATCATGGTCTATCCTTCGGCACTCATTACGTGATAAGAAGGTTCCAAATCCTGAATCTTTTATTGCTAAAATATATGCTTTTGCATCACTGGGAAATCTACAGAGGGCTTTTAGTACTCTGCGTGAATTTGAGTCTGCTTATGAGAACTCTAACAAAGAAACACAAGAAGAATTGTTCTCACCATTTACTTCTCTAAAACCATTGGTTGCCGCTTGTTCCAAGAAGGGATTTGAGACTTTAGACTCG GTTTATTTTCAACTGGAGAATTTGAGCCAGGCGGAGAAACCATACAAGTCTGTTGCTGCTCttaattgtataattttagGCTGTGCAAATATATGGGATATTGACCGTGCCTACCAAACTTTTGAGTCCATCAGCTCTTCTTTTGAGTTGACTCCTAATATTCATTCGTACAATGCTCTGACGTATGCTTTTGGAAGGCTTAGGAAG ACATTTGAAGCTGCAAGGGTCTTTGAGCACTTGGTAAGCATGGGGATCGAACCTAATGCCACATCATACTCCTTGCTTGTTGATGCTCATCTCATCAACCGAGATGTGAAAGCTGCTCTTTCTGTGATTGACGAGATG GTGTCGGAAGGATTTGTCCCCTCAAAAGAAACATTAAAGAAGGTCAGAAGGCGCTGTGTTCGTGAGATGGATTATGACAGTAATGATCGTGTGGAATCCTTGgctaaaaagtttgaaattcgAATGGGAGCAGAGACTCGAAGAGACATGTTATTCAATCTTCAGTACAACACTGATTATGCTTGA